From Limnochordia bacterium, one genomic window encodes:
- the atpG gene encoding ATP synthase F1 subunit gamma gives MESTRDLRRHIKSVSSTQQITRAMKLVATAKLQKADARFKGYLSYYKGMEELLNLVIQDGRYLDLDLFKQGQGKPCYLVISSDLGLAGGYNANLLRHVVDTAKPDACFIIIGQKGRDFLRFRRKEILAQYVQIGDFPDYEQAKDMGRLVIEFFKEGIIGSLTVVYMHSRTLLSQEIKVRPLLPISPTIDGSDPDGVLYEPSAEFILERVIPDYVQSQIYGALLDARVAEFASRMTAMDAATDNAQELIDELELSLNRARQQMITTELIEIVSGAEAL, from the coding sequence TGAAACTGGTTGCAACGGCGAAGCTGCAAAAGGCTGATGCCCGGTTCAAAGGCTACCTTTCCTACTATAAAGGAATGGAGGAACTGCTTAATTTGGTAATCCAAGATGGTCGGTACTTGGATCTTGACCTATTTAAGCAGGGCCAAGGTAAGCCATGCTACCTTGTTATCTCTTCTGATTTGGGTCTGGCCGGTGGATATAATGCAAATCTGCTACGGCATGTTGTTGACACAGCAAAGCCCGATGCTTGCTTTATTATAATAGGACAGAAGGGCCGGGATTTTCTGCGGTTCCGTCGGAAGGAGATCCTTGCTCAATATGTGCAGATAGGTGATTTTCCCGATTACGAGCAAGCAAAGGATATGGGAAGGTTAGTTATCGAGTTTTTCAAAGAAGGGATCATTGGTTCCTTAACAGTGGTCTATATGCACTCGCGAACCTTACTCAGTCAAGAGATCAAGGTGCGGCCTCTGCTTCCAATAAGTCCGACCATTGATGGATCAGATCCTGATGGAGTGCTCTATGAACCATCTGCTGAGTTTATCTTGGAGCGTGTTATACCCGATTATGTTCAGTCCCAAATATATGGCGCGCTATTAGATGCTAGGGTGGCGGAGTTTGCCAGTCGCATGACCGCCATGGACGCGGCGACGGACAATGCCCAGGAGCTCATCGATGAACTAGAACTTTCGTTAAATCGAGCCAGGCAGCAGATGATTACTACTGAGCTGATCGAGATTGTCAGTGGTGCCGAAGCGCTGTAG
- the atpD gene encoding F0F1 ATP synthase subunit beta, translating into MHEGRVLAVIGPVVDVEFPEGNLPSIYNALHVIDEKREDKRLVVETMQHIGDNVVRCVAMDSTDGLVRGMKVIDTGSAIKVPVGTATLGRIFNVLGETVDEGPKLETDTYWPIHRSAPPLTEQETATEILETGIKVIDLLAPYAKGGKVGLFGGAGVGKTVLIMELIRNIATEHGGFSVFAGVGERTREGNELWLEMQESGVLDKTTLVYGQMNEPPGARMRVGLSALTMAEYFRDQEGRNVLLFIDNIFRFIQAGSEVSALLGRMPSAVGYQPTLGTDVGQLQERITSTKKGSVTSIQAIYVPADDYTDPAPATTFAHLDATTNLQRSIAELGIYPAVDPLASTSRILDPRVVGEEHYRVARGVQEILQRYRELQDIIAILGMDELSDDDKQVVGRARRIQQFLSQPLFVAETYTGYEGRYVPRDETVRSFKEILEGKHDHLPEEAFRYVGSIDEAVERAKSL; encoded by the coding sequence ATGCACGAGGGTAGGGTATTAGCGGTAATAGGACCGGTAGTGGATGTGGAGTTTCCCGAAGGAAACCTACCATCTATTTATAACGCCCTTCATGTGATAGACGAGAAACGGGAAGACAAACGGCTGGTCGTTGAGACGATGCAGCATATCGGTGATAATGTGGTGCGCTGTGTGGCTATGGATTCCACCGATGGATTAGTCCGGGGGATGAAGGTTATTGACACAGGTAGTGCGATCAAAGTACCTGTGGGAACAGCCACCCTAGGTCGGATCTTCAACGTTTTAGGTGAGACAGTAGATGAAGGACCAAAGCTGGAGACTGACACCTATTGGCCAATTCATCGTAGTGCTCCACCACTAACAGAGCAAGAGACGGCTACGGAGATTCTAGAGACTGGCATTAAGGTTATCGACCTATTAGCCCCCTATGCCAAGGGGGGTAAGGTAGGCCTTTTTGGGGGTGCCGGTGTAGGTAAGACCGTATTAATTATGGAGCTAATTCGCAATATTGCCACTGAACATGGAGGCTTTTCCGTCTTTGCGGGAGTGGGTGAGCGCACACGGGAAGGTAATGAGCTGTGGTTAGAAATGCAGGAATCGGGGGTACTGGATAAGACCACATTGGTCTATGGTCAGATGAATGAGCCGCCCGGTGCGCGTATGCGGGTGGGCCTTTCCGCATTGACAATGGCAGAGTATTTCCGTGATCAAGAAGGCCGGAATGTGTTACTGTTCATTGATAATATATTCCGATTCATCCAGGCCGGGTCCGAAGTATCCGCGTTGCTTGGTAGAATGCCTTCGGCTGTAGGATACCAGCCAACTTTGGGCACTGATGTGGGTCAATTACAGGAACGAATTACCTCGACAAAGAAGGGCTCGGTGACATCAATTCAGGCTATCTACGTGCCCGCAGATGACTATACCGATCCGGCACCGGCAACAACCTTTGCCCACTTGGATGCAACCACCAATCTGCAGCGGAGCATTGCTGAACTTGGTATTTATCCGGCAGTGGATCCTTTGGCTTCTACTTCCCGCATCCTTGATCCCCGTGTTGTTGGTGAGGAGCACTATCGGGTGGCCCGGGGGGTACAGGAGATCCTCCAAAGATATCGGGAGCTGCAGGACATTATTGCGATTCTTGGTATGGATGAGCTTTCCGACGATGATAAACAGGTAGTAGGTCGAGCTCGGCGGATCCAGCAGTTCTTATCACAACCGCTGTTCGTCGCCGAGACCTATACTGGATATGAGGGACGTTATGTACCACGAGATGAGAC